From Paenibacillus sp. V4I7, one genomic window encodes:
- a CDS encoding SDR family NAD(P)-dependent oxidoreductase, whose translation MNLQGKVAIVTGGGSGIGEAIVRLFAERGAAVIIADWNEKGASQLAEELTSSGHQVVAVKVDVSRDSDVRELIQETLHRFGQLDVLVNNAAVILPKFLEDVEEEEWDRLFHINLKSVFLMIKHAIAELRKTRGAIVNMASLNGLVGQKMNPVYAATKGGVVAMTKALALDYAPDGVRVNCICPAGVSTPLLQNWIQEQDDPIATIQILNDMHPIGRPATSEEIAQAALFLASAQSGFITGVALPVDGGASLGY comes from the coding sequence ATGAACCTACAAGGTAAGGTAGCCATTGTAACGGGAGGCGGCTCGGGTATCGGCGAAGCGATTGTCCGCTTGTTCGCTGAGCGAGGCGCAGCGGTTATCATAGCCGACTGGAATGAGAAGGGGGCATCGCAGCTAGCTGAGGAATTAACATCTTCCGGACATCAAGTCGTGGCGGTAAAAGTCGATGTTTCAAGAGATTCGGATGTCCGGGAGCTTATTCAAGAAACCCTACATAGGTTTGGGCAGCTAGATGTACTAGTCAATAATGCAGCGGTTATTTTACCTAAGTTTCTGGAAGACGTCGAGGAGGAGGAGTGGGATCGACTCTTCCATATCAATTTGAAAAGTGTGTTCCTGATGATCAAGCACGCCATTGCTGAATTAAGAAAAACGCGTGGTGCTATCGTTAACATGGCTTCCCTAAACGGTTTGGTTGGGCAAAAGATGAATCCCGTTTATGCTGCAACGAAAGGCGGTGTCGTCGCCATGACCAAGGCATTAGCACTCGACTATGCGCCAGATGGCGTCAGGGTGAATTGTATTTGCCCGGCCGGTGTCTCTACTCCTCTGCTGCAGAATTGGATTCAAGAGCAGGATGATCCGATTGCGACGATTCAGATTTTGAATGATATGCATCCCATTGGCCGACCGGCAACTTCGGAAGAAATTGCTCAAGCTGCGTTGTTTCTTGCAAGCGCTCAATCCGGTTTCATTACAGGTGTTGCTCTTCCCGTCGATGGTGGAGCTTCACTTGGCTACTAA
- a CDS encoding DUF4037 domain-containing protein, whose product MSFIKGIELCRRFHMEIVEPVMTDSYSFLSYSSALIGPGSEVLGYDTEMSTDHDWVPRTYLFLNQQDVGYSEQIRISLQERAPEQFYGFPIDLRKSLITTVPSFIENYLAININEPFELVDWLTFPSQSLLEIIRGEVYKDDNGQLSALRNKFEYYPPDIWLYLMASSWQRIGQEEHLMLRSGFIGDELGSGIIASRLIRDIMNLCFFMERQYAPYPKWFGTAFKHLKCSDQMMPYLWEAQTGTHWREREHALNNAYTHLSRMHNGLGITERIPEEVSFFFDRPFKVMNGSEVASLIANKISDSDIKKLSHKCLIGNIDQITDNTDFRKMNSWPEGEGARNVLKKLYKSTERD is encoded by the coding sequence ATGTCTTTTATTAAAGGAATAGAATTATGCCGTCGGTTTCATATGGAAATCGTCGAACCTGTAATGACGGATTCCTATTCTTTCTTATCCTATTCATCAGCTCTTATCGGTCCCGGTAGTGAAGTACTCGGATATGATACGGAGATGTCAACGGATCACGATTGGGTGCCTCGAACATATCTTTTTCTTAACCAACAAGATGTTGGATATTCAGAACAAATACGAATATCTCTGCAAGAGAGAGCTCCGGAACAGTTCTATGGCTTCCCGATCGATTTAAGGAAGAGTCTAATTACAACGGTGCCGAGTTTCATCGAAAATTACTTGGCTATTAACATAAATGAACCATTCGAATTAGTGGATTGGCTTACGTTTCCTTCACAATCACTTCTCGAAATAATTAGGGGAGAAGTATATAAGGACGATAACGGTCAACTTTCCGCGTTACGCAATAAATTTGAATATTACCCTCCGGATATTTGGTTGTACCTTATGGCATCCAGTTGGCAGCGAATCGGTCAAGAAGAACATCTGATGCTGCGTTCTGGTTTTATTGGTGACGAGCTTGGCTCAGGAATTATAGCTTCACGCCTTATTCGAGATATTATGAATCTCTGCTTTTTTATGGAGCGTCAATATGCTCCGTATCCAAAATGGTTTGGAACGGCATTTAAGCATCTGAAGTGCAGTGATCAAATGATGCCTTATTTATGGGAGGCTCAAACAGGAACTCATTGGAGAGAACGTGAGCATGCATTGAATAATGCTTACACACATTTATCAAGAATGCATAATGGACTTGGGATAACAGAAAGGATTCCTGAAGAAGTTTCATTCTTTTTTGATCGTCCCTTTAAAGTAATGAATGGTTCAGAAGTTGCTAGCCTCATAGCAAATAAAATCAGTGATTCAGACATTAAAAAGTTATCCCACAAATGTTTGATTGGTAATATAGATCAGATTACAGACAATACAGATTTCAGAAAAATGAATAGTTGGCCCGAGGGAGAAGGGGCAAGAAATGTTTTGAAAAAACTGTATAAGTCAACGGAAAGGGATTAA